The nucleotide sequence cttttcaggagacgaaattttcagttcagcattatttttcttaaaaatgagccccgaatgcaatacttttgagtcaaaataataaaagtaacactaataaactgtaaattAACccgagaaattttttttaaaatgatttaaaagctgaaatattgagatatatgttagaagaaacacaataatattttatcgtaacttgcatcgtttataaagctgtaactttcaatgtatggaaatatgagaagttacgacaattttctaaaatgcattatactaatttgaattattctagtgataataagcgcctttatttgactaaattattaaataatactGTTATACctctgtccctaaaagcttttatttcataagttttattgaataaattatgtGTGTcatgtcgcttgttttgttttgaattaatgacacaTGGGTAAAGGTTTTTTTCTCCCTTTTTTCTCGTAAATatagaattaaaatgatttcatgttatactattcgcactgtctttcgatatttggaagagtttataaacgttttattgaaaaatattgaaattttgctgtaaattacaagccacgcaaacgagcaaaagaagatacggcaaatgctgattactgaaaatgttgtatggaaatttgtcgtaacttccccaaaaatggaaattacgacaaattctgataaatttttattaattaagggcacttacgataatttttgtttaaaataatttttattaggcttacaaaagtttcttttcacaagtgcgtttaataaacaaaattacgctgattccaaatatgtatatatctcaaaatcgcaaaaatgaagttacgataaatgctgatttaactgacgatatatggggaaagcttgtccgacgccgcttctcccgcaTTTTGTTTGCGCCTGAcgctaatagcaaattttcttaaaattgaaatcttcaaaatgaaatatctcgagaaccgcTAGATGAatgtacttaattttttttaaattggtctaaattttctgggctacaacataatgcccaacgcacaataacatttgtttgtaaatatgttttcaaaatttcctatgagagtgagcaagatgactagatctaggtctctCTCACTCccatagaaatgtcaaaaacatgtttactaaacaaaagttattgtgcgttgggcataaacataaaaaattcaaaattgcataataggatttcgagataaacaacaaaacgtgatttttaattGGTTTAGAaccagtttttcaaaaaaaaaaagactagtagaacagaaatcgtcgtacgcgcgcgtagatatattaaaaaaaaatttatgaagatatctctatccaatccagagatattgcgtacagtagactctctctcaattgggcatttggggcaaaatgtcatccggtttatcgatagatttgggcgtcaaagcctttgtaaattccacaaaaagcgctcaatttataaagaatcacgataaaataggaagagctatagcgaatttgagcgaattagcttcataattaaacgtgaaaattgacaacaaaatttgtcgcccgattgaaaaagagccgattgagtgagagtctactgtattacggACGGCcggcagccggacccgaaattgccggcttatgatctTCGGCATcagagatgttcaaaacatataccctgtgaatttcagctcgatcggagcacttttagaaaatccgaggattacaatagctgtgattagaaggaatcacacctaaaaaaccCTTCAACAGCAAGGAAGTGAGAGATTACCAAAAGggctaaatttttatttcatttcaatgTGCTCTAgggatgtttttttgtttttttttaataatccgGGAGAGAAAAAAATGCTGAAGTGATCTCAGTTGGTCACAGCTTGATCATTCACCACGGAAATGATCATCTTCAAGTTGTCCTTGGAGTCTTCTTTCTTGAAGACAGTTTTTAGGGGATGATTGTCCTCACCGAAACGTCCCCGGATCCTGGCCACTTGCACGCCCTCAGTCTCGTCATCGCTGTGTCCGTTGGAGCTGTGATGTTCACCGTCGGTGTCCATGTCCCGATCAGCCATCTCTGACGCCCTGGACGGCATCTGATCCGAATGCTGAGCCACTTCTGACCTGTAGCGTTTCTCCATTTCGGCGATTTCCTCTTTGACGCTCTGCCTCTTCGTCTCGATGGACTCTGAAAATGAAGAAAGGGAGGAAATGATTCTGGGGAGCTTTGGGATGGTCCAGGAGGGAAGTGTTACTCTCAATCTCTGCCCTGCTGTCAGCCAGCTTCCTCTCTGTCTTCTTGCAGATGATTTTGGGTTTGTAGAAAAGATGTGGCTTGGTTTTTgtcttgatgaaattcaccagtGGCCGCTGGGATTCTTCCCATTCCTTCTCCTCCTGCATCTTGCTCATCTTCTGCTCCAGGAGCCTGATCTGCAGCTGCTGCTGCTTCCGATCATTGAACAGACTCTTCCGTTCCTTCTCCATGTTGATTTTCTCCCGACGTGCCTGATCCTCCAGTCGCTTCTCAATCTGTGCCTTTTTCTCCTCTTTTGGCTTCAGCCTGGACTCCTCCTGGCAGAATTTTTGCAGTGTCCCCAGCAGACTCACGGCAAAGATGCGTCTGTTGCGTGCCTTGGACTGTTCATCCAGGCCCTGAGCTGCTACAATCTCCTCCCGCGTTGGCAGTTCCTTTATCACCCTGGAAAACACCTTGGGCTTCATCTCTTGCTCCTCATCGCGATGTGGTGGCCCCGACAGCCGACTAAACACAGACTTTGTGTCATTATTGAAGCGCCTCTTGACCACAACATTGTCCTTTGCCCCAAAATCCGATTCATAAGGCCGCTTCCTGTCCAGCctgaaatcaatttaaatagTCAAATAAACCGCCTAAAAACCACGCCCAAATCCCTTCTGAAGACATCCCCAAGCCGAGGATAAGCAAAAACAAGGGATTTGTGGGTATTTTCCGGGAAAATATGCGCGCAAGTGTCATTTTTCTAACCTCGGTGGAAAGTTTACAACATCTCTGCCCACAACACGCCTTATATTGTCATTTAGGCCCTTCAAACGCGATCGTGCCTCATTCAGCTTCACCTGGAGATCATCATACGTCTCGAGAATAACTGTACCCATGCTCTATCCGGGTAATTGGGCACTTTTTCCAGCTCAAAAAACAGAAATAGAACTCGCCccgtttattatttttatttacgcACCAGTGTTGCCAACATTTCAGCGACATGAGATGCTCAAATCTCCCAAAAATCTCCTAAATTTcaaatgtttgaattttaacacttcgtagaacccctagaaccctaactaaaagtgtcacggaaggaccaagtggcagccgctgccatttatcggattttacaaaatattttgatatttttatttatatttttatattcgaagctttagtcagttcttttctggtgtctgaatcagaaatttcacctccttgggtactgtatctaaagatttttaaccattcgatgttttcatatTTACCAGAAACATGGAATAAGGGAAAgtagtctgcctttgaatgcggcagcctttgaatatttcatttttttctcttatttttcaaagcaaaaattctactttccgaacaatagttaatactattaactattttctatcaacttcgcttaacaaaacgGATTTTGGGCTTtgggaagtaagagaaaaattgaataattcccaaaattattcatatttcccagttcaatatttcccataattcttcttaATCATTtgtaaaaacactttcaatttg is from Phlebotomus papatasi isolate M1 chromosome 1, Ppap_2.1, whole genome shotgun sequence and encodes:
- the LOC129799085 gene encoding pinin, which encodes MGTVILETYDDLQVKLNEARSRLKGLNDNIRRVVGRDVVNFPPRLDRKRPYESDFGAKDNVVVKRRFNNDTKSVFSRLSGPPHRDEEQEMKPKVFSRVIKELPTREEIVAAQGLDEQSKARNRRIFAVSLLGTLQKFCQEESRLKPKEEKKAQIEKRLEDQARREKINMEKERKSLFNDRKQQQLQIRLLEQKMSKMQEEKEWEESQRPLVNFIKTKTKPHLFYKPKIICKKTERKLADSRAEIEKSIETKRQSVKEEIAEMEKRYRSEVAQHSDQMPSRASEMADRDMDTDGEHHSSNGHSDDETEGVQVARIRGRFGEDNHPLKTVFKKEDSKDNLKMIISVVNDQAVTN